In Fundulus heteroclitus isolate FHET01 chromosome 16, MU-UCD_Fhet_4.1, whole genome shotgun sequence, a single genomic region encodes these proteins:
- the dnajc7 gene encoding dnaJ homolog subfamily C member 7, with protein sequence MATENCDAVNMDPDIELLSDEETERDAEAFKEQGNAFYVKKDYTEAFNYYTKAIDMCPKNASYYGNRAATLMMLCRYREALEDSQQAVRLDNSFMKGHLREGKCHLSLGNAMAASRCFQRVLELEPDNSQAQQELKNAESILEYERMAEIGFEKRDFRMVVFCMDRALECASACQKFRILKAECLALLGRYPEAQSVASDILRMDSTNADALYVRGLCLYYEDCIDKAVQFFVQALRMAPDHDKARLACRNAKALKAKKEEGNKAFKEGNFEAAYDLYSEALTIDPNNIKTNAKLYCNRATVGSKLKKLEQAIEDCTKAIKLDETYIKAYLRRAQCYMDTEQYEEAVRDYEKVYQTEKTKEHKHLLKTAQLELKKSKRKDYYKILGVDKNATEEDIKKAYRKRALLHHPDRHSGASTEVQKEEEKKFKEVGEAFSVLSDSKKKARYDSGQDLEDDGMNMGDFDANNIFKAFFGGPGGFSFEASGPGNYFFQFG encoded by the exons ATGGCGACAGAGAACTGTGATGCTGTGAACATGGACCCTGACATCGAGCTGCTCAGTGACGAGGAGACGGAAAG AGACGCGGAGGCCTTCAAGGAGCAGGGCAATGCTTTTTACGTGAAGAAGGACTACACAGAGGCATTCAATTACTACACCAAGGCCATTG ACATGTGTCCAAAAAACGCGAGTTACTACGGAAACCGGGCGGCCACGCTAATGATGCTGTGCCGATACAGGGAGGCTCTGGAGGACTCCCAGCAAGCAGTGCGACTAGACAACAGCTTTATGAAA GGACATCTGCGAGAGGGTAAGTGCCACCTCTCGCTTGGCAACGCTATGGCTGCCAGCCGCTGTTTCCAGAGAGTTCTGGAGCTGGAGCCAGATAACAGCCAGGCCCAGCAGGAG CTAAAGAATGCAGAGTCCATCCTTGAATATGAGAGAATGGCAGAGATTGGATTTGAAAAGAGAGACTTCAGAATG GTTGTCTTTTGCATGGACCGTGCCTTGGAGTGTGCGTCGGCTTGTCAAAAGTTCAGGATACTGAAGGCAGAGTGTTTAGCGCTGCTGGGACGCTACCCAGAGGCGCAGTCTGTCGccag TGACATACTCCGAATGGACTCCACCAACGCAGACGCTCTGTACGTGCGGGGTCTCTGTCTCTATTATGAGGACTGCATTGATAAGGCCGTTCAGTTCTTTGTCCAGGCCTTGCGTATGGCTCCTGACCATGACAAGGCTCGACTCGCATGTAGA AATGCCAAAGCATTAAAAGCCAAAAAGGAAGAAGGGAACAAGGCGTTCAAGGAGGGAAACTTCGAGGCGGCGTATGATTTGTACTCTGAGGCCCTGACAATAGACCCGAACAACATCAAGACTAATGCCAAGCTGTACTGTAATAGAGCCACCGTTGGATCTAAG ctgaagAAACTAGAACAGGCCATTGAAGACTGCACAAAGGCCATTAAACTAGATGAAACCTACATCAAGGCCTATTTACGGCGAGCACAGTG CTACATGGACACAGAGCAGTATGAAGAGGCTGTGAGGGACTATGAGAAGGTCTACcagacagaaaagacaaaag AACACAAACATCTCCTCAAAACAGCTCAGCTGGAGTTAAAGAAAAGCAAGCGGAAAGATTACTACAAGATACTCGGCGTGGACAAAAACGCCACGGAGGAGGACATCAAAAAGGCGTACCGCAAACGGGCCCTTTTACATCACCCAG ACCGTCACAGCGGAGCTAGCACTGAGGTGCAGaaggaagaggagaaaaagTTTAAGGAGGTGGGCGAGGCTTTCAGCGTGCTTTCAGACTCAAAGAAGAAGGCCCGCTACGACAGCGGGCAGGACCTCGAGGATGACGGCATGAACATGGGAG ACTTTGATGCCAACAACATTTTCAAGGCATTCTTTGGAGGACCAGGGGGCTTTAGCTTTGAAG catccGGACCAGGAAACTACTTCTTCCAGTTTGGTTAG
- the nkiras2 gene encoding NF-kappa-B inhibitor-interacting Ras-like protein 2, with protein sequence MGKSCKVVVCGQAGVGKTAVLEQLLYANHVAGSEPMETLEDIYIGSIETDRGTREQVRFYDTRGLREGVAFPRHYFTFADGFVLVYSIDSKESFKRMEALKKDIDHQRDKKEVTIIVLGNKLDKQQDERRVDANYAQNWAKNEKVRLWEVSVVDRRTLIEPFVYLASKMTQPQSKSTFPLSRNKNKGGGSTDS encoded by the exons ATGGGAAAAAGCTGCAAAGTAGTTGTGTGTGGCCAAGCTGGAGTTGGTAAAACGGCCGTGCTGGAGCAATTACTGTatgccaatcacgttgcag GTTCAGAGCCCATGGAAACCCTCGAGGATATTTACATTGGCTCCATCGAGACTGACCGGGGCACTCGGGAGCAGGTGCGCTTCTACGATACCCGTGGACTCCGGGAAGGGGTGGCCTTTCCTCGTCATTACTTCACTTTCGCTGATGGCTTCGTGCTCGTCTACAGCATTGACAGCAAAGAGTCCTTTAAGCGGATGGAGGCCCTCAAGAAAGACATTGATCATCAGAGAGACAAGAAAGAG GTCACCATCATCGTGCTGGGCAACAAGCTGGACAAGCAGCAGGACGAGAGGAGAGTCGATGCCAACTACGCTCAGAACTGGGCGAAGAACGAGAAGGTGCGCCTGTGGGAGGTGTCGGTGGTGGACCGACGCACGCTCATCGAACCCTTCGTCTACCTGGCCAGCAAGATGACCCAGCCGCAGAGCAAGTCCACCTTCCCCCTCAGTCGCAATAAGAACAAGGGCGGCGGCTCCACAGACAGCTAA